From Triticum aestivum cultivar Chinese Spring chromosome 4A, IWGSC CS RefSeq v2.1, whole genome shotgun sequence, a single genomic window includes:
- the LOC123088199 gene encoding histone H3.3, whose translation MARTKQTARKSTGGKAPRKQLATKAARKSAPTTGGVKKPHRYRPGTVALREIRKYQKSTELLIRKLPFQRLVREIAQDFKTDLRFQSHAVLALQEAAEAYLVGLFEDTNLCAIHAKRVTIMPKDIQLARRIRGERA comes from the exons ATGGCCCGTACCAAGCAGACCGCCCGCAAGTCCACCGGTGGCAAGGCCCCCCGCAAACAGCTCGCCACCAAG GCGGCGAGGAAGTCGGCGCCGACGACCGGCGGAGTGAAGAAGCCCCACCGCTACAGGCCCGGTACCGTGGCGCTCCGGGAGATCCGCAAGTACCAGAAGAGCACGGAGCTGCTGATCCGCAAGCTGCCGTTCCAGCGCCTGGTGAGGGAGATCGCGCAGGACTTCAAGACGGACCTCCGCTTCCAGTCCCACGCCGTGCTGGCCCTCCAGGAGGCGGCCGAGGCGTACCTGGTGGGGCTGTTCGAGGACACCAACCTGTGCGCCATCCACGCCAAGCGCGTCACcatcatgcccaaggacatccaGCTCGCCCGCCGCATCCGCGGGGAGCGCGCCTAA